The genome window CGAAGGTCTGACAATTCAGACAGTGGTGTAGACTCCCAGTCAGAGAGCGCAGGAAGCCCTTGGTCAGATGTAACATCAAGTCCTGGTAGCTACGCGTCACCCCCATCTGTGGACAGCGGTTGTGGCCAGAGTCCCCAGCACGAAAGTCAACACATAATTGGGGTGTCACCCAAATATCATGGTGCGCCATCACCTGGTTACCACAGAACAACACCATCCCCAGCTTCTTCAGGTTATGGAGCAAGCAGCGATGATAGTAATTCTATGTTTGCACTGAATGAAGAAGAACTTCTGTTAACTGAAGGCATAATCATGAATATGGAACAAGAAGAACGGGAGAAAAAGAAGATGATGCAAGCTGTAAGCAGACAGCAGCCTGGCATACTGCCAGGGACCTTCTTACCCCATTCAGCCATGGGAGTGCCCCCTATGGTGCAGCCCCCTAAGTTCATGACACCACCAGTCAGCACAATTGCAAGCCCGCAAAACCAAGCCTTCTCTATGCCGCCTAACACAGGTAGTCCACAATACATCATCATCACACCGGTACAAATTGCACCTGCACCAAAAATACAGCAAACAAAAGCCAAACCGAGAGCCATACTTCCCAAGATTGCAAGCCAGCCTCAAAGCACAGGAACAACCTCAAGCAGCACTACAGTCACCTCTGCTGGGAGTCCACAAACTAAACCACGTTCCACTGCAGGACGACCTCCAGTAAATAGAAACAATCCACAAGGTAGTGCATTTCTTTAAAGACTTAATTTCTCTTTCTGCTTTCATTTGAATGACGACAAATAAAtggaaaacaaattgaaatattttgtatatacTCTCTGACTCATGTATACTTATAAGTCAAGATTTGATGTTTATTTGACATACTTTTTAGTTTTAATTGAACTTTTCAGTTTCATTTCTTATAAAgttttaaaaatgcaaaatatttgatgtaacattgtttcttataaatattttaaaatgtattgagtATTGAGATGTTACATGCCCGTGTGTATTTTGCAGAAAGTATTTTTTAGGTTAGTTTTTGAAAACATGTATGAAATATTTTTGGTAGGGAAGGATCCAAGCCGCTTGCTGATGATGGCGCGTCGCACAGTGGCGGATATGCCTCGCGAATCGCTCATGAAGTCGGACGAGGAAGGGGACACAACTCTGCACATCCTAGTGCTAAAGCAGGACGCCCACTTGGTGCAGGCCATGCTTGAGCGGCTCCACCGAGAGAACCTGACGTACCTCGTTGACCACGAGAACAACAAGCGTCAGACACCCCTCTACCTCGCCGTGTGCACAAACCAACCCAAGATGGTGGCCATGTTTGTGAAGTTTCAGGCAAACGTCAATGTTCTTGCACAGGTGAGTTGCTTATTGATGTTCATTTtcaggtgtgtgtgtgtgtgtgtatttcaaattGTATCAGATCCTTCCAGAGGCTGCATTATATGTGGGCCCGAAGTGTGTTCCAGCACCCCTACTTAATAAGCTTACTTGACTGACAATGCTGAGATGAATTTTGATGTATTCATTTTTTGTAAGTCACTCCTAACTTTTTGAGATTACTGCATTATAGTCATCCTTTCAAAAACTTTGTATTGCAGTATGCTATGTCATCATCtttatttagttgtttaaaaaagCTTAGCACTCTGTATGAAGACACAAGCGACTCTTTAAAAATGGTGATCAATCAATAATAATAGTCTCAGatatttcttaattattgaaacagataCTTAGGTAGTAGGGAAAGGGGTTAAAGTTAAAATATCAATTCTGGACTGGTGTTCCCCTTCCCTATGTTTAGACCTTTGATCAAGCAACAGAATCAGTAAAGAAACTTTGTATATGTCTCCATATATACAGCTACCAATATTGTAATTTGGGAAAGTGACTACCAAGTAAAGCACTCTTTAAAGAAACAATTGAGTTTTGATAATGTTCATTATTCTTTGTTCTAGTTCAAAAAATTGGTTGATGAATTAGGTTCTTAAAGTATATGTTATGTTATTCAGAACATCTCTGTTGATGGGACAACAATGGAGGTGAAGGGTGCGATACACGTAGGAGCCTCGTGTGGTCTTGAGTACCATCGAACACTGGGAGAGCTCCTCAAGTCAAAGGACATCAACATCAATCTCGTCAACAGCTATGGTATGTCCAAATGTTTTAGTTTCACAATTTAAGAAATTGTGTCTGGTTCTTTTTTATCGGGAATAATCGTGttgttttgaccaaaattggTAAATTAGTTGTctagttgtttttgcaaaaacacctcaaataaaagtgttttttataTTCTATTTACTAAGGTTTAACTTATAGGGATAAATGGGAGAGaaactaaaatttaaaatattgagattttttttaaagatataccCACTCTTTAAGCAACTACTAGTATTGAGCATTAAAGGTCTCAGTGCCAAAATGGGTATAATAGAGAACTGGGCTTAAAACTAATGATTGATAGTTAATAGCTTTACGTCATCTTTAAAATAAGATGAGCTTATTATAGAAATGCCAACTGAAAATGCTAATTGGTGTAAGCAAGGAATTTTTATTACAACTTCATGATTGATTATTAATAGCTGTCTATAATTTATGTGTTGATGAGTATAAATTAAGCTATGCTCAAATTCATATGCTAATATAGGAATATATAATGAAGAATGTTTAAAGTTCAAGAACACGCTTAAAAAATATTgccaaaattataattttatgtacaattttcaaaaaataagtttgacatccttaaacttaacatttttttaaatgtacatcaACGTATTCCTAATATAAAATATTGgactaaatgtacattttttaataataattaacgtCCAATGTGATTAAGCAGGAATTGTGTTGACCTTAACTCATTTTGTTATGTATGTTACGTATACTGTTACTGttcatttacaatttaatatgaGCCACAATCTGGGAATATAGGGCTgaaatgtgtgtaaagtattgtcccagattagcctgtgcagtccacacaggctattcagggataaatctttctgcctaaactggattttctgtTGCCTGCAGGCCAGACAGCCCTGCACTGTGCCATCCTTGCACATGGACGCATGAAGCGAGACAGCATGGAGCGTCTGGACAGCAAGCTGGTCATTGAGACCCTTATAAAGGCTGGGGCTGACCCCTCCGCACAGGTATGAATCGCCAATCAACCACCAAGTTGGAACTAACCCCCTGCCTTTCTGTAGGTAAAAAACCTAGACCCTCTCTATTTTACACCTAAAACCTTACAAAGGTAGGAAACCATGACTTCTCCTCCCCTTCCCTCTCACCCTTTGCACTGGTTGAAATCCTAGACCCCTTCTTTATCTTACACCTGGCTTAATAATGAAAGCTTGACCCCTCCTCCCCTTCGTCTATCTTACACCTGGAACAGGTCGGAACTTTGAGCCCCCTTTCCCTCCTATATGAAGCAAAGGTAGGAAACCTAAACCTTTCACCCTCCTACACCTGAAACATGTGGAAACCCAGAACTGTGCTGGGCCAACTGTGTACCATTATTgagaacatattttatttgtttgattaGACATTACCAGTAAGGTATCAGGCTTGTGTGTTAAACAAATTTCACACTGAACACTTAATatgtatgtgtcttgttctgagaaaactgggcttaatgcatgtgcgtaaagtgttgtcccagattggcctgtgcagtccgctaatcagggacgacactttccgcttttttaacattttaagtgtaaatgaagtctcttcttagcaaaagtccaatttaggtgtaaagtgtcgtccctgattagctcgtgcaggctgcacaggcttatctgggacgacactttacgcacatgcattatgcccaattttctaagaacgcgacttGTATCTTTTTGAATGCAGAACATATTTTATCAGTTTGATTAAGACATTACAGGTTAGGTATCAGGCTTGTGTATTATACAAATTTCACACTCAACACTTAATATGAATGTATCTTTTTCAATGCAAACTTGTATGCAGCTTGACAGCTGTTAAGATGAGTATTATTAAAAGTGAAGTACTGTTATTTGATGTAATTAAATGAAATTTGCCATTCAGGATGTCATGACTTTCGTACTATGGGTACGTTATTTTCGTTCTATCTTAGACATTCATGAACATATTGTCAGGCACGATTGCATTAATCATTCACACTAACACCTACATTTTCCTATCGTGTTTCTTGCAGGACAAAATGAGTGACTGCATATTAATTGAGTAAACTTTTACTTACATTTCCCTATTTTCTTTCTTGCAGGACAAGAAGAGTGGCCGCACGCCGCTGATGTATGCAATAGAGCAGAAGAGCGTGGAGCTAGTCGAGACTGTTCTGAAGTGCGTCCCTAAGGACCGCGTGAGAAACGTTGTGCGCATGCAGGCGATGGATGGGAGCACCTGTCTCAAGATCGCAGAAGGGCTGAAAGGCAGTTTTGACATGGAGATCTGGAACCGTCTCTGGAACATGCTGCAGAGCGCCTCCAACGGGTCAGCCGCGCGATACCAGTCTCCCATCCCGCAGGAGATCTACAACTTCCAGGTGGCGACATCAACATCTTGCCATTTTGTTGGCTGATAATGTAAAGTTGCAAAGTCTGGAGACTCAATGGGATCACTTTGACAGGATGGCCTGTTTGCTAACCAGTTTGCGTTTTTGAAGTGGTAAAAACATTCTTTAAATTATCACCAAAATTATCGGTAGCTTGAATCAAACTTAATATTAAGTTGCAAATTTGGAAGGTGGTTTTATGAATGTCTGTTGATTGGTGTTTGCTATGCGAAGAGTATTGAAATGTCTGGAGGCTTCATAATAACATAATGCAATTCTAGGACCTTTTTAACCAGTTTGTGTTTTTGGAGTGGTATGTTGTTGAAATTTACACCAAAAATTATGGGTATCTTGAATCAAACTACTAAGTGCTCATGAAGGTCATTAATCTGTTGTTATTTGTGTTATTGATGATGTTGTTTGGTGCATACATTGCAATTACACGATAAAGACTCGTATTTAAATGAATGTACATTGTTATGTACAAAATGCTTGGTATAACACATGTATAAACATCAAAATTTTATGTCAGTGGTGTAAAATATCACTGATCTTGTATTATTGCATAACGCAATTTGTATGCGagtatgtgtatgttttttgaattttgtattaaaaatatttatatgattAGTAAAACACAACTTGTTATTctagtttaaagaaagtattactatacatttgtaattattttgaacttaaatattattttgacaaccACTACTTGGTAATTGTAGTTATCTATTAACAATGTCATGCCTAATGTAATGAGGAAAAATACTATGGTCCAaacatgtgttaataaaatttcaaaacaagTAGAACAGCTGGTTTGATATACGGTTAAAAATTTACAATTATTAAGTTTTGTACATTACACAGTTGTTCTAGTCTAACATGTTTATGGATTATGATTTTCATATAATGAATGTCTCATTGATTTTGATTTGTCTCGAGCCATTgtgtaacatttaaaataaagcaTGCACAGTTAATCAGAAATTAATTAGTTAAGCATACTTTGATTAGTCTTTTAATTCAAGTGCcatatattttttcaaactaaCGTATAAGCTTGGTGTTTAGTGATTGGTCATTACTTGTTTTCTTCAGTCATTATGCCCCTATCTCTGATTCCAGAAAGGTTTTTTGGATTATGACTTGATCATTTCAACTACTAGGTCAATGGCAATCTTTAATACTGCTTAGGTTGTATTTACTTCTGAGTACCAAATATACCATGATGTGTAATGTTGTAAGCGGACAAAAGAtgctaattttattattttgttaacattaTTCAATGAGGAAGACAATGTAGCAGTTTTCTCCATGTATTGTATATCTCTACACTGTTGTTAAAAACACATGAGggtattatttcaaattaatgcaaaaaaaaagaacTAGGGCTTAACTGTGATTACCTGGTAAAACAATATTAGTGCTCAACATTGTAATTgcattttatatgtttttcatacaCAAAGATtgtcattgtatatataaatcaTTGTATTTAACGATAAATTCATTGTACATATGAAAAATACATTCTTAAATGattttggttttattatttatgttttttcagTCACAAGCTTttgttgctgatttttttttgttatgcattgtttctattatgtttacaaagtttaaagaaaattggaaagataatttttaaatattgttttaaattaattattttataaaaaaaatacagtttaaaaatacaatatattttaaaccacATACGCACAGATAGTCTTTACAATTACTATCtataatattttacaattaatcTCACCagtgtatataaacatgtatttcatgtagatttgtcatattattattgtttgtgttttcaatgTGGCCACGAAGTGcttgttatatatacatgttcATGTCATGTAATGTACTCTAGTATAATGACTGAGAAATGGTTTATTCATATCATcattgtttttatcatttttaacagTTAAGTTTTATTCAAAGAACTGTCCCGAACTGGAAGcttctatattaaattattatggAAATAATATCTATATCATTGATAATGCCTTCATACGGTAAATATGTTCAGTACAGTAGTTGTTGTAATGCAGCTCTTTTCATCTGATACATGCTAGGAAGTGTTGACCTATGAcccaaaacaaattttttttatgttatttgaatgttatttccttatatattttcttttaaaaacacaGTGTATGATTTCAAAGTATTGTTGGTAGATAGTATTGTTTTCTGTTAGATTACTGAATAAATGAACAGTTTAGAAGCATACAGCATCTGTGTTTTCATTCTCGAATAAGTTTGTATTCACTTTGCATCTTGACATGGTTTGCTCATTAATAGGACCTGACAtgagttgtcatttcataccagttaaattattattaactgTTTATTTCAATGAGTTCAGGAATTGAGTTTGAACTGGAGGCGAGTCTCTGGCTAGCTTAAGAACAAATATCCTTTATgattaagaatttaaaaaaacactatatggCTGATTGAGATTTGCTCAGTTCTGTttcctgtgtagaaccagtacttgtctTAAAGAGGATCTTAAGTACGCTACCAGAGAGGGGATCTAACCCAGATTCCCCTGGCAAACACAATATACATGGACAAAGGACTTCCGAGATGTAAATCATACCCAACAAACAACAAGAGTGCCATTCTCTAGCCTGTGCCAGCCTTTAGTAAAGTAAACCCAACATCCAACGGAATTGATTTCCAATGACCTCGACTCGTGACCTGGACAATGTGTCTATAAGAGCCCTATCAATAGTTCCATGTGATATTAGGCCAGAAACAACACTCTAACCTCAATTCTTAAGCCATGTTTCTTACATTTGACcttttaattttgaccttgacctggtTATTGTGTGTGACACTCTCTATCACCATGATCATAATTCCTTCAAAGTTCTTCAAAATATCCATCCATGCCATACCACAGTATGTTATGTGCAGGCCAAGCTTTTTGAAAAGCCCATTAGCCAGACCATAATCTGCCATAATAGGAGTTTTTTTTCATGAGAagtgtaaatgtatatttttgaaCAGTGGCATAAATCATAAAATTGTTGGTGTTTCTTTTATTACACCCATATGAAAAGCTGCATTACACCCATATGAAAAGCTGTATTCCAAATCATACAAGACTGTTGCATGAATATAATAGGCCAGTTTATTGTAGGCATTGACAATGATGATTTCAGCATGCTTCTGGAAATTTTCTTTTGAAGTATTAGAAATACCTGAATACTTCCTATCTTTATTATTACAACAAGAAAAACATGTGAGTACACAAAAATCTATAATTACTAGAAATCTATCATTTCAATTAGGCGTAAGTTTTAATAAcacttatataaaatgtatacatgtatatagttagAATTGAGAAggcatgtaaatgaatattgagacaaagaaaatgataaaacaatacaaaaagcttcaataaaaaccTTTGGAATTCATCTTAAATTTGTAATACCGGTAAATGTACtagcatttattaaataaaaaaactgatTAAATAATGCCCATTATTACTTCATAATAGCcgaccattttttattgttaaagggatcttttcacggtttggtaaattgacataaaaaggttgtttcagattcgcaaattttcgttttagttatgatatttgtgaggaaacagtattactgaacatttaccatagtccaatatagccattatatgtatctttttacgatttgaaaacctaaaaattataaagcgttgcaacgcgaaacgattgaataattcggagagttctgttgttgtcgtttgaatttacgaaactatgaagattgcttatataaggtataaaatacttactcTGAgcatactcggcggaatagccaagAGGggtaatgcgtttttacttcagactaactccaggactccgggggtcactggttcgagccctggtaccggctacttttttcctttttttaaattttattcttgattttttactggagcctttaagatccaatgtttacatttgtcaatataaagcatttaatgacaaacttaaaaatatgctaaaatctgtgaaaaggcccctttaatgaacaGGGGcagctagctcagttggtaaatTGTTGGAGTATAAATTCAAGGATCGCAGTGTACGATTCCAAGCCAAAGTGCACTATTTGTGTGAGGAATGGTATGAAATCCTTTCCATGGCCATTCTGCCTCTACCCATGATTAAAGTAGGGTCATTGTCCAatataagtatgtgcacttagtactggtaaaccataTAATCCAGGGAAGAGTGAGTTTGTAAACTGACCACAATGTTAGTACTGAAATACTGTTCAAAATGGCGAAAAATCCAACCAACAAACAAATTGTTCAAAAACATATCAAGGATATAACACAGTTAAAAACCCATATTTTTTTATCACAGAAAAATAGTGGAAATAATCATAGGCACAAAAACTCAGAcaaaaagtacatgtaataaaaatacattttacagtcaATATAAAAgcttacatacatgtatgtaattataAAAGGCAAAATAGATTTCAAATTCATAGAAAGTACACCTGTATCCAAAATCTAGTTTTCTagacaaaacataaaaataaattgttccagATGAAAATGGAATAAACCATAATAAATATATCCGTTGTGTTGTCTTTAAAATGATTACAATACATGGGATGTTACGTACATTCATAAAAAGCAATGTTAAACTGCCAtcatcattttatgttttaaataaacataacatatttatttaatatatttcctTTGTGAATATGCATTCAAAGATACTTCACAACACAAATTACACtgatagaaaaaacaacaacaagataaacattctgaccaagtttcatgagccttTAGTCAAAAATGTGGCATCAAGAGAGGTTACATggctttttaaagatttgacaaGGTGATctcgtttttttaaatacaaatgatcAAGATTCAAAGtcagcctagatattgtccagataacattgtgacaaagtttcattaagattggataaaaaatatATGGTTTTAAGAGAGGTAACGAGATAAGAATTGATGACACACACCACACAGGGCAAACCATATGAATATGGACGTATTTGTTCCACAATTACTTAATGGCAGGACCGCATGCTCGGCGGAGCAAACaatattaaatagaaataaataattgGTTTTATAGGTTACCCAAAATCCACTTTATTCTTGAATTTGACAAAATATTAGATATTCATCACTTTTcaattaattgtattaaaaatacTTCATTCTTTGCTAACTGAAACATACGTTTAGTTTATTCTTATTAAGTATACAAGTTTGAATCAAGTTGTAAATTAACTTTAAAAGATCATTCTCAACACCCATTGTATTGTAAAATTCACTATTCTTACACAAATCTTACCTAACATAGAgtcaaaaaatacattttgtatgcaTTATATCATTTGAAACttttttctatgaaaaaaaaacggtgttttaaaaatgtaatgcTATTCCCTATGTGCAACCATATGATATATCGGTCAAAGCAGCATATGTGGTGTTTGTACCAATACAACATGCAAACAAGAATTATACAAAgaagaaacatttatatttgataaattaatcCTCATTATAATGCCCCTTTTTGGACTTAAACAAATCATTAGCTCatagttttcaatatttaaacaattgagcaatgtaaaacattataaaaacaaatacgcTTTTCTATAGTATATTATACAGACatatgtaatttaattaaatacaaaaaggctgaaatgataaaataaaaatataaaaatatgtaaattgtaaGATCTGATAAGATAAACACAGGCAAAGgtttattatgaaaatatgtataacagttaaaacagtaaaattatcaattttaaactggtaaaaacaataatcaaagaAAGGTTAATGCAAAGTTAAACGATCACTAAATAATGAAATACTGGTAAATATAAACCCTAGCAGATCAACAGCAACAATAAATCAGTTGGAAAAGAATTACAATAagtatactaatactactaaatacctggttaaatagtacaaaatcaaaaaataatatatcatgACAAACAACTAAAAGACAACaggtaaaaaacaataagtattatgtatataACATATAAGCAATAATATCAAAGAACTACATACACAATGCCTACATTTCACATGAATACAGGCGTACTGTGGTTTCAACAGCTCTCATCTCTTAGTTGTTCTTGTTCCTTTCAAAGTAGACAAAATCAATCAAGAAAGTTGCTCCAAGTAAGAGAGATTTCTTGTAAATGTCCATCTCTGGGGGGACTGAAAGTACACACAAAATCTTCTTCAACGATCACTCAAACTTGTTACTTTTTCTTttgatttttcaaaatgaaaaagcAGTAATTGTTGTCGTAAAACCACtcaataaataattcaaatattcATTGATACTGGCACAGCAAGAAGAATATAGCTTTCCTTTATATTGAATGAACATTGATCAAATTTTTGTCTCCTTATCATTATTGACAAGTCCATGGACAACACATGGTAGTTTTGAATCATGACTATAAGTATAAGCCACTTAGATTAATATCCTTGTAtaatttcaatgcattaaaatatgtttatattgacaGCCAAACCATGATAAATCAAATATTACAAAGTCTGGTTAATGGTTAAACCGatatacaattatgttttatattggcCAAAAGAAATGATACATCAAATATTACCAAGTCACAGTGGTTGCACTTTCATATTTACTTTCAGACTTGCAGTATGAGGTATTGATTCTCCCTGATATGTTTTTGCCTTTAATCAATTGAgcttattgaaatatttaacatttatccTACAGGTTACTTCATTTGGCAAATGAACATGTACtacattttatgttttttccgaataaaaaaattaatttgaaacTGAGCACCAAAGAAAGAAAAGCTATCAATTATGCAGATTTTGGCCTTGGGGAGAAAAGTTTAAAGACTCATTATGAGAGTGAAATCCATCCTGCAGGCACAGTTGAGTAAGGGCTAGAGaatcataaatattaaaattcaagTTGAATTTGAAGTAACAATATGTCTGTCTCTTTAACAGAACATATTATGAGAACAGCATGGGTGATGGGTAAGCAGTTTGGGGGTGACACATTAATTGTTAAGGTATCAGGAATCTAAATTGGCATTAAAAATCTGTTACATCCAAGGCATCAGAAATCTAAATTGCCATTTAACACTTGCTAAATTCTTTATCATCAGAAATCCAAACTGCCATAAAACTCATATTACATTCCTAGGCAAGAAATCTGAATAATCACTACAGTCAAACCCTTTATAAGTGATAGGCAGCAGGAATGCAAATTATCATTTAACGCCTAATTCCTACACCTCTGAAAACTTATTCGTTATGTATAAGccctttaacattttttaattgcACAGCAAACTGGTAGCCGTGGTAACAATGTTTCCTCTATCTGTACTTACATTGGACCCTGAAGTCATTCACACCTCCCAGTATCTCCCTGCATCCTCCCCAGTTCTTGATGATACGCCCCACCTCCTGACCTGAAGCGTCCGTCACCTGCAAGTGGGTGGAAAGTCAGAGgattgagagggggggggggggggggggggtagagacTTGAGTTTGAGTCTtgctatgggaaaatggggcttaatacatttgtgttaagtgttgtcccaggctcGTTATAAATGACACATTCCACTTGAGTATTTTGTCAGGACTTGAAGCCTCTTCTAAGCATGTTTTATCTTATGTGGGAATGGTATTCTCATTCATGTATCAGTAAACCATTCTTATCTTGATTTGTTACATAAAATCATAACCAATCACCATGCAAATAAACTGGGTGAGTGTACATGTCAACAAGAAAGTGATTGTATATAACactgacataatgatgttattttaatgtaatttttgatGCCTCACTATTGCAGTacgaaatgaaacacttaagaaaaattcccaatttaaggataaaaataaaatttaacttaagatgcttctggaataccatcCCTGATCTTTCCCTACCtgtatatatcattaaaacaacaacatcttcTATAAAACACAAAGAATTCGGTAATCGTTCCTACATCTACTAACCTGGAAGAAGATGTCAGTACAAGGGGCACAGTAACAACACTCTCCATTGATAGTGAACACAAGCTGACCTTGGTTGTCATACACCTCGTACTTTGGAGTCCAACACGTCCAACTAGAAGCATAACAGATCAACTATTACAGTAATCATGGTGTTTACTCattaaaataaagatgaaattGTTACATCTATTTTCAAGGGTGagattaacaagagctgtcaaaggacagcgcgctcgactattcgagtgcttgacattataacgtaagccatcatggggaaattgttcatattcaataatttttagACGAATCTTTCAAAGATAATAAAaggacaaaaaaaaaaacaaataatttttttttggggggggggggggggggtgttgggttgagagggggtataatgtgtggggtgtggtcatttattggatgatctttcaaaaataaaaaaggaaacaaaaaattgggggggggtaggaGGGGGGTATGgggaggtgagaggggggtataatgtggggtggggtaa of Dreissena polymorpha isolate Duluth1 chromosome 15, UMN_Dpol_1.0, whole genome shotgun sequence contains these proteins:
- the LOC127861248 gene encoding uncharacterized protein LOC127861248; this translates as MSYPIINLFPPKSSFPDFTANKTAKSLLLICERKLSEMKEKNTSESVSEEGKGAQASGDVPDKELNIPKEEIVVDDLSAAVTNLKLTRNEAQEGDEDDDGVVKSCDLTERGPNNGIAKPQMGFPMKNAGLPLYQPSGEIFQCNYMYQQQSPGQHFGKRPAYDDEEEPSKYTRPNIPMNDYNVRQQQMQRPNNFQGFIDNSFPNNLNQGIQRNIPTSVPFNTAMNGQEFVTKDIKMTKGMAGGRVTVQSPLSESFPPYPVDFDVDDYLGGVDSVDAFQNTGTLFSNVPEMTNQSSIPTNLPEFNNFNASSFSDYRRRSDNSDSGVDSQSESAGSPWSDVTSSPGSYASPPSVDSGCGQSPQHESQHIIGVSPKYHGAPSPGYHRTTPSPASSGYGASSDDSNSMFALNEEELLLTEGIIMNMEQEEREKKKMMQAVSRQQPGILPGTFLPHSAMGVPPMVQPPKFMTPPVSTIASPQNQAFSMPPNTGSPQYIIITPVQIAPAPKIQQTKAKPRAILPKIASQPQSTGTTSSSTTVTSAGSPQTKPRSTAGRPPVNRNNPQGKDPSRLLMMARRTVADMPRESLMKSDEEGDTTLHILVLKQDAHLVQAMLERLHRENLTYLVDHENNKRQTPLYLAVCTNQPKMVAMFVKFQANVNVLAQNISVDGTTMEVKGAIHVGASCGLEYHRTLGELLKSKDININLVNSYGQTALHCAILAHGRMKRDSMERLDSKLVIETLIKAGADPSAQDKKSGRTPLMYAIEQKSVELVETVLKCVPKDRVRNVVRMQAMDGSTCLKIAEGLKGSFDMEIWNRLWNMLQSASNGSAARYQSPIPQEIYNFQVATSTSCHFVG